From the genome of Schaalia odontolytica:
ACTTTTACGAGGCCGCCACTCCCCTGGTCGAGGCAACGATCGAGGCCATGGAGCCCCTGTTAGTACCGGACGCATCCGGAGTTGGCCAGCTCGGCGGTGACATCGCCGGCCTCTACGTCGTTGGCGGTGGTTCGCAGCTGCCACTTGTTGCCCGCGTGCTCCGTTCGCGCTTTGGCCGCCGCGTGCACCGCTCGCCGCACACGGCAGCCTCGACCGCGATCGGCCTGGCCATCGGCGCCGACCCCGAGGCCGCGTACACGGTGCGCGAACAGCTCTCGCGTGGCGTCGGCGTCTTCCGTGAGCGCGAGGCCGGCTCATTCATCTCGTTCGACACGCTCCTGGAACCGAACACCGAGCTTGCTCCCGGCGAGACCCTCACGATTAAGCGCCGCTACCGCGCCGCGCACAACATCGGATACTTCCGCTTCGTCGAGTATTCCTCCTTCGACGAGGCCGGGGTGCCCCGCGGCGACCTGCAGCCCTACGGAGAGGTCATCGTTCCCTTCGATCGCTCCCTGCGCCGCTCTGACATCGACCTGTCGGCCGTCCCCGTCATCCGCACCGAGGATGGACCTCTCATCGAAGAGTCCTACATTGTCGACGAAAACGGCATGGTCACCGTGGAAATCACGGATCTGGAGGCCGCCTACACCGTGACGCGTCCTCTCGGCCGGCGTTAGTCGCGCAGGCGGCGCTCGCCGCTTGATAAGTGTGGGGCCCAGGCATCGCGCCTGGGCCCCACACTCACGATAAAGACACGTGTCAGGAAGCTGAAAGCTTCGAACGACGACGCTCGGCGAGCTCGTCGACGAACGCGGGTTCGGAACGCTCAAGGGGCAGCTCCGCGAGCGAGCCCTCGACCTCGCGCCAGACGCGGCCCACGGCAATACCAAAGACGCCCTGTCCACCCTGAAGAAGATCGATGACCTCATCGGTGGAGGTGCACTCATAGACCGACGCACCGTCGCTCATCAGCGTGATGGACGCAAGGTCATCCACTCCCCTGTTCTGCAGCGACGACACGGCAACGCGGACCTGCTGGAGAGAAACGCCGGCGTCCAGAAGCTTCTTGACGACCTTCAGGACGAGAATGTCGCGGAAGGAGTAGAGACGCTGCGAGCCGGAGCCGCGCGCGGCGCGGATCGACGGCTGCAGCAGACCGGTGCGAGCCCAGTAATCGAGCTGACGGTAGGTGATACCTGCTGCGCTGCACGCAACGGGACCACGGTAGCCCATCTCGTCCGTGTCGAGCCCCTCGAGGGGATCGCCGAACAGCATGCCTTGCCGGCTTGCGGCGTTCGCTTGTGCGCTCACTCGGGGGCTCCTTGCAGGTAATACGTGATGAGAACAGGACTACGGTAGAGCACGAGCGAGGCTCGGTCAATGACCGACCCGGCGAGTCTAACCTTCATGTTGAACATGAGACTTAGTCCCCGTCCTCAGCCAGCGACGACACCGCCACCGCCAGCATATCCCGGTGCAATTCGGCGAACAGGTCGCCCAGCTCGATAGCACGGGCGCGCGCACGCTCACGGTCCGCGCCACGGCCTCGTCCCCTCTGAGAGGAAACCGTCTGGTCGATGATATCCGCACTACGTTCCGCGCCCTGACGAACGGCACGCAGCACACGAACATCCACCCCTGCAGATTCGAGACGGGCGATGGTAGAAACGGCTTGCACGCAGCGAGAAGGGAAATAACCGGCCAGATCCGGAGTGATCAGCCCCAGCCGCGCATAGCGCTCGAGAGTATCCATATCGACGCCCGTCAGATCCGACAGATCCGCCGCCGGAATAGCCCGTCGGCCCCCCAGCGACACCGTCTGCCCCTCTGAGGACACAACCTGTGCGACGCGACGGCGCACGGGCGCATGACCGGCATCGAGCGCATCAAGCTGCCCGCGAATCACACTCAGCGGAGTGAAAGAATCGCGCTGCTCCGTTAGCACGTAGCGCAGCCGCTCGACGTCGGCGGCCGAGTACTTGCGGTACCCGGACCCGGTGCGAGCGGGCGAGACAAGGCCTTCGCTCTCCAGGTAGCGAACCTTCGACAACGAGATCGCAGGGAACTCGTCCTTCAGTGCATCGACTACACGGCCGATCGACAGCTCCGGCGAATGGTCCGCATCATGCGGCCACGAGGTCACTTCCTGCGCGGAAGCAACCTCGTGACGACGTGCAAGAGCTGCGCACACGTCAGGCCTGCTTGGTCGACGGCTGATAGGTCAGACGATACTTGCCGATCTGCACCTCGTCACCAGCGTGCAATTCGATCGAATCGACGCGCTCACGGTTCACATACGTGCCGTTCAGTGAACCGGAATCACGCACGATGTGGCCACCGTTAGAAGCGATGAACTGGCAGTGCTTACGCGAGACCGTCACGTCGTCCAGGAAGATGTCGGCCTTGGGCGACCGACCAGCGTTCGTCACCTCGGGATCAAGGAGGAAGCGCGCGCCCGTGTTGGGGCCACGCTGAACAATGAGAAGTGCAGAGCCGGCGGGCAGTGCCTCGACGGCCTCACGATCGCGAGCGGACAGGGCAACGGGCGCCTCCTCGACGTCCTCCGTGACAGGCGCGAGGCCAAAGATGGAGGTTGCGGTCGGGTCAAGCGGCTGGTTGTCGGACATTGTGCGCTCCAAACGATCATTTCAGGGACTGTATTAAGTGTAAACGTTCACCATCCGACAAGCGCGGGCACGGTGACTCCCCCACCGATTATACGGTGGGACCTCACTGGTAGGTGGCGAACTGGGGCGGGCGCGGAGTTGCAATCGACTCGATCGTGATGTCCGTCGACGGCGTGATCGCCACATTGGCGCCCTTGGCGCGCATCTGCGCCGCTGAACCAGCCTGGATATCCAACGCCGTGGCTATCGTCTGAGACTCCCCGATCACCTTCCACGTGTAGGGCGACTCAATGGGAGTTCCATCAACCGCAATCGAGCCGGCCTGCCCTGTGAAGGAGGACCTCGTTGAGAGGCGAATACCGTTGAGTTCGATCACCTCGGCGCCCGCATTGCGCAATTCGCCCAGCGTCATGACGAACTGCGTCGACGTCAGGTTCGCGCCGGCGTCGACGACCGAGACCGTCACGCCGGGGCCGTGGACGGGCACTGTGCCCGCGGCGATCTGTGCCTGCGTTTCGGCCTTACGTGCCGCCTGCTCACGAGCCTGTGCTTCATCCGCGGCACTGCGCAGTTCGTCGAGTTCGCTGGACAGTTCACCGCGACGCGTGCGTAGGTTTTGTTCCTGCGTGCCCAACTCATCAAGAACCGTGACGAGATCTTGTTCGGACAGCCCTTCGAGAGGGTCGGACCGCTGCGCGCGCACCTGCGTGGCAAGAGCGAATCCCAAAATCATAAAGATCACGAGCATCACAACGTGCAAACCACGGGGCAGCGCGAAGAACGCCTGCCGCGCCCGCGCCCACAGGCGCGGTCCGCTGTGTGGCTCACGGTGAACGCCGTGCCCGCGGGGCGCTGTCTCACGCTCGGGCGCGGTGGGGATCGTCTCTGGGCTCTGTTCGCTCATGTCAGGCCTTCAGTAGCAGACGGCGGATCGATGCGGTGTTGGAGAAAATTCGAATACCCAGCACGACGACAACGGCCGTGGTCATGGCGGATCCAACTCCCAGCTGAGTCCCCAAGAAAACCAGCAGGCATGCAACGACGACGTTCCAGAAGAAAGAGGTCACGAACACGCGGTCTGCGAAGCGCCCCTCCAGCCATGCGCGTCCCGCGCCAAAAAGTGCATCCAGGCCGGCAACGACGGCGACGGGAAGGAACGGGGCCAGCCACACGGGCACTGTCGGGTCGAGCAAGACGCCGAGAACAATGCCGATGATCAATCCGATGACGGCGATCATTGAGTGTCTCCTTCGGGTTGTGTATCCAGCGGT
Proteins encoded in this window:
- a CDS encoding MerR family transcriptional regulator: MSAQANAASRQGMLFGDPLEGLDTDEMGYRGPVACSAAGITYRQLDYWARTGLLQPSIRAARGSGSQRLYSFRDILVLKVVKKLLDAGVSLQQVRVAVSSLQNRGVDDLASITLMSDGASVYECTSTDEVIDLLQGGQGVFGIAVGRVWREVEGSLAELPLERSEPAFVDELAERRRSKLSAS
- a CDS encoding small basic family protein; the protein is MIAVIGLIIGIVLGVLLDPTVPVWLAPFLPVAVVAGLDALFGAGRAWLEGRFADRVFVTSFFWNVVVACLLVFLGTQLGVGSAMTTAVVVVLGIRIFSNTASIRRLLLKA
- a CDS encoding DUF881 domain-containing protein — translated: MSEQSPETIPTAPERETAPRGHGVHREPHSGPRLWARARQAFFALPRGLHVVMLVIFMILGFALATQVRAQRSDPLEGLSEQDLVTVLDELGTQEQNLRTRRGELSSELDELRSAADEAQAREQAARKAETQAQIAAGTVPVHGPGVTVSVVDAGANLTSTQFVMTLGELRNAGAEVIELNGIRLSTRSSFTGQAGSIAVDGTPIESPYTWKVIGESQTIATALDIQAGSAAQMRAKGANVAITPSTDITIESIATPRPPQFATYQ
- a CDS encoding FHA domain-containing protein; this translates as MSDNQPLDPTATSIFGLAPVTEDVEEAPVALSARDREAVEALPAGSALLIVQRGPNTGARFLLDPEVTNAGRSPKADIFLDDVTVSRKHCQFIASNGGHIVRDSGSLNGTYVNRERVDSIELHAGDEVQIGKYRLTYQPSTKQA
- a CDS encoding MerR family transcriptional regulator, coding for MCAALARRHEVASAQEVTSWPHDADHSPELSIGRVVDALKDEFPAISLSKVRYLESEGLVSPARTGSGYRKYSAADVERLRYVLTEQRDSFTPLSVIRGQLDALDAGHAPVRRRVAQVVSSEGQTVSLGGRRAIPAADLSDLTGVDMDTLERYARLGLITPDLAGYFPSRCVQAVSTIARLESAGVDVRVLRAVRQGAERSADIIDQTVSSQRGRGRGADRERARARAIELGDLFAELHRDMLAVAVSSLAEDGD